The following is a genomic window from Geobacillus subterraneus.
CAATGAAAAAGTGGCTGAACCAGGCGAGCGCATAGGCGGCCACTGGAGCGCCGAGCAGCCACCACGCATTCCTCGTCACGATCGCAATGATCACAAACAAAAACACGAAGCTCGTTCCGACAAAATGCCAGCGCCTTGTCGCCCGTTTGCGGTGCTGAGTCAAATAAAA
Proteins encoded in this region:
- a CDS encoding DUF962 domain-containing protein; the encoded protein is MEFRDYEEFWPFYLTQHRKRATRRWHFVGTSFVFLFVIIAIVTRNAWWLLGAPVAAYALAWFSHFFIEGNKPATFGHPFWSLRADFRMYGLMLTGQLGRDLERLGISEE